A genomic window from Coleofasciculus chthonoplastes PCC 7420 includes:
- a CDS encoding ISKra4-like element ISMich2 family transposase (programmed frameshift) encodes MNQAERLELEACLRRASEILYNNSDTDSLETLADIEITVRNQILEYVSPQIAPFFITQKTQTRRGKTRTLKSCLGKLKITKKQADALGIEAYTRHSPLLEKCCLLLSANESYQNAESDLYLLTGLKVGHSTHHRKVNQIELPLPDLKQGLSEISVDGGKIRLRTAEKGEPSFWQEYKTARLQGIYYGAFFQDNLSLTDWINSQTLTSPLYCLGDGHDGIWNIFAEIGENKDRIEVLDWYHLTENLHKIETKKSIKDQLEADLWTGQASEAIKLLKSAQPLGGNNFISYLNKHRQRLINYQSYQQEQICSIGSGAVESAVKQISHRVKLTGAQWLKENVVNILQLRCAYLNGQLAI; translated from the exons ATGAACCAAGCCGAACGCCTGGAACTGGAAGCTTGTTTAAGACGAGCAAGTGAGATTCTGTACAACAATAGTGACACAGACAGTTTAGAAACCCTAGCTGACATCGAAATTACAGTCAGAAACCAAATTTTAGAATACGTTAGTCCCCAAATCGCCC CTTTTTTTATCACCCAAAAAACCCAAACCCGACGCGGGAAAACCCGAACCCTAAAAAGCTGCCTGGGAAAACTAAAGATTACCAAAAAACAAGCAGATGCTTTAGGGATAGAAGCCTATACACGCCATAGCCCTTTGCTAGAAAAATGCTGTCTTCTTTTAAGCGCCAATGAATCTTATCAAAATGCGGAGAGTGATTTGTATTTGTTAACGGGGCTAAAAGTTGGTCACTCCACGCATCATCGGAAAGTGAATCAAATTGAATTACCGCTTCCGGATCTCAAACAAGGATTATCAGAGATAAGCGTTGATGGCGGAAAAATTCGCTTGAGGACGGCAGAGAAAGGAGAACCGAGTTTTTGGCAAGAATATAAAACAGCTCGCTTACAAGGAATTTATTACGGAGCTTTCTTTCAAGATAATCTATCTTTAACGGATTGGATAAATAGTCAAACATTAACCTCACCCTTGTACTGTTTAGGGGATGGACATGATGGGATATGGAACATCTTTGCCGAAATTGGGGAGAATAAGGATAGAATCGAAGTTTTAGACTGGTATCACCTGACCGAAAACCTGCATAAAATAGAAACCAAAAAATCTATCAAAGACCAGTTAGAAGCTGACCTGTGGACGGGACAGGCATCCGAGGCGATAAAGTTGTTGAAGTCAGCTCAACCCCTAGGAGGAAACAACTTTATTAGCTATCTAAACAAGCACCGTCAAAGGTTAATCAATTATCAATCTTATCAACAGGAACAAATTTGTTCAATTGGCAGCGGAGCCGTCGAGTCAGCCGTCAAACAAATTAGCCATCGTGTTAAACTAACTGGCGCCCAGTGGCTCAAAGAAAACGTGGTTAACATTTTACAACTTCGTTGTGCTTATTTAAACGGTCAACTGGCTATTTAA
- a CDS encoding DUF4365 domain-containing protein gives MSRGKTKRECFAIAFSYSVIFNWRRRQVSPQPTRVESSLLRDKIRVKYSDNWVEGLIRVNINIQKEEFSYAYVYAIASAAGYSFQRTTTPLDQLGIDLIFTGIGVQGIMGNPQLYVQLKCTSRAMLDTNYLKYPLKVKNYEELRVTQQYPPLILVVVVVPDNINDWLYQSEEELCLKRCGYWISLAGETSTENQETVTVSIPRVNRFTVNSLTSLMQCIARGEAL, from the coding sequence ATGAGTCGTGGAAAAACTAAACGGGAATGCTTTGCGATCGCGTTTTCATATTCGGTTATTTTCAACTGGCGCAGGCGACAGGTTTCGCCTCAGCCAACAAGAGTTGAGAGTTCATTGCTTAGGGACAAGATTCGGGTAAAATACTCGGATAACTGGGTAGAAGGTTTAATCAGGGTGAATATTAACATCCAAAAAGAAGAATTCAGCTATGCTTATGTTTATGCGATCGCCTCAGCCGCAGGTTATTCCTTCCAGAGAACAACTACGCCCTTAGATCAACTGGGAATTGACCTAATCTTTACAGGAATTGGTGTGCAGGGAATAATGGGGAATCCTCAGCTTTACGTTCAACTCAAATGTACTTCAAGGGCAATGCTAGATACAAATTATCTGAAGTATCCACTCAAAGTTAAGAATTATGAAGAACTGAGAGTTACCCAGCAATATCCACCTCTAATCCTCGTGGTTGTTGTAGTACCTGATAACATTAATGACTGGTTATATCAATCAGAAGAGGAACTCTGTCTTAAACGTTGTGGTTACTGGATATCCCTAGCTGGAGAAACATCGACAGAGAATCAGGAAACTGTAACTGTATCTATTCCTAGAGTAAATAGATTTACGGTGAATTCCCTAACAAGTCTTATGCAATGTATCGCCAGAGGAGAAGCTCTATGA
- a CDS encoding DUF433 domain-containing protein: MQLEDYLDFITPDDIRIKGTRIGIETILYEYIYRRRTAEEIAQTYSSLTLEQVYATILYYLHHKETVSNYIGNWLEYCLQSEQEQDKNPPPAVVRLLKLKAEQEPGKVALNAN; this comes from the coding sequence ATGCAACTAGAAGACTACTTAGACTTCATTACCCCTGATGACATTCGTATCAAAGGCACACGGATTGGAATTGAAACCATCCTGTACGAATACATCTATCGCCGCCGTACAGCCGAAGAAATAGCCCAAACTTATTCCTCGTTAACTCTAGAGCAAGTTTATGCCACAATTCTTTACTACCTGCATCATAAAGAAACAGTAAGTAACTATATAGGCAACTGGTTAGAGTATTGCTTACAATCCGAACAAGAGCAGGATAAAAATCCTCCCCCTGCTGTCGTCAGACTGCTTAAATTAAAAGCCGAGCAAGAACCAGGAAAAGTTGCTCTCAATGCAAATTAA
- a CDS encoding DUF4365 domain-containing protein, whose translation MNINIQKEEFSYAYVYAIASAAGYSFQLAPRPLDMDGIDAIIAATAAPGVMRRPRLEVQIKCTSQDVLGTEEIKYPLSVKNYDDLRYDEPYNTRILVVVLVPENPADWLHQSERELCLRRCGYWVSLQGQPAISNQTSVTVSIPRQNVFTADALKRIMDSLEKGETL comes from the coding sequence GTGAATATTAACATCCAAAAAGAAGAATTCAGTTATGCTTATGTTTATGCGATCGCCTCAGCTGCAGGTTACTCGTTCCAATTGGCACCAAGACCCTTGGACATGGATGGCATTGATGCAATTATCGCCGCTACCGCTGCGCCGGGAGTAATGCGTCGTCCCCGACTAGAAGTGCAGATAAAATGCACGTCACAAGATGTACTGGGTACTGAGGAAATTAAGTATCCTCTCAGCGTGAAAAACTATGACGATTTAAGATACGATGAACCCTACAATACCCGAATTTTAGTTGTAGTTTTAGTTCCAGAAAATCCCGCTGATTGGTTGCATCAGTCGGAAAGGGAACTGTGTTTGAGACGATGCGGTTACTGGGTGTCATTGCAAGGTCAGCCTGCTATATCTAATCAAACATCTGTCACTGTCTCAATTCCACGCCAAAATGTTTTTACGGCTGATGCCCTAAAAAGGATTATGGACAGTCTGGAAAAAGGAGAAACGTTATGA